In Candidatus Bathyarchaeia archaeon, one DNA window encodes the following:
- a CDS encoding archaemetzincin family Zn-dependent metalloprotease: MKIGVLRVGDVPQDVLDRLRENLNMTFPDATCEIIAEILTLPPQAFDKLRGQYRSDIILSLVKDYAYKTRAFQKVLGIVDVDIYVPGLNFVFGEAECPGKAALISLWRLKPEFYGKKSNFEVFVERATKEAVHELGHTLGLGHCTNPYCVMYFSNSIFDTDRKKSLFCNKCYSKVQTSIS, translated from the coding sequence ATGAAAATTGGAGTTTTACGGGTGGGAGATGTTCCCCAAGACGTTCTTGATAGGCTTCGGGAAAACCTAAACATGACTTTTCCAGATGCAACATGCGAAATAATCGCCGAAATTCTGACTTTGCCCCCTCAGGCCTTTGACAAGCTTCGGGGACAATACCGCTCAGACATAATCCTCAGCTTGGTGAAAGACTATGCATATAAAACAAGGGCTTTCCAAAAGGTTTTAGGCATAGTCGACGTGGACATTTACGTTCCCGGATTAAACTTTGTTTTTGGGGAGGCTGAATGTCCCGGAAAGGCAGCCCTCATATCCCTATGGAGGCTTAAACCGGAATTTTATGGGAAAAAATCAAACTTTGAAGTTTTCGTGGAGAGAGCCACCAAAGAGGCTGTCCACGAGCTTGGCCACACTTTGGGTTTGGGACACTGCACTAACCCCTATTGCGTTATGTACTTTTCCAATTCTATATTTGATACGGATAGAAAGAAAAGCTTATTCTGCAACAAGTGCTACTCGAAGGTTCAGACAAGCATCAGCTAA
- a CDS encoding presenilin family intramembrane aspartyl protease — translation MSQSFKAELIHLAPILLSLLFGAGCTYLLLASSMELYRVTPFPESPTGSFGNALYFVILVGFGALIIFFLLKRRSYRLIVLITGFALVSATFLLSMVYFYAFSLVYASLSIEVLVGISAAITIAVGYVILGTKSRAGDFLVLMLGGALGALLGASIQTLSATLILCFLAVYDMFAVYRGPIGKIAHTGLEKLRGLSFSFKDLQMGLGDLTFYSMLVGHMLLYFGFLSCLASTAGVLLGCFLAFKMLEQKGIFPGLPIPISLGLALGFLAALF, via the coding sequence TTGAGCCAAAGTTTTAAAGCCGAGCTTATCCACCTAGCCCCCATCCTTTTGAGCTTGCTTTTCGGCGCGGGTTGCACTTACCTCCTTTTAGCATCATCCATGGAGCTTTACCGCGTAACGCCCTTCCCAGAAAGCCCCACCGGCTCCTTTGGAAACGCATTGTATTTCGTCATTCTGGTAGGCTTCGGCGCCCTAATCATATTTTTCCTCCTTAAAAGGAGAAGTTATAGGCTTATCGTGTTGATCACTGGTTTCGCCTTAGTATCGGCAACCTTCCTCCTTTCAATGGTATATTTTTATGCGTTCTCCCTTGTTTACGCATCTTTATCCATTGAAGTTTTAGTTGGCATATCAGCGGCGATCACCATAGCAGTGGGCTATGTTATTTTGGGAACAAAAAGCAGAGCTGGCGATTTTCTTGTGCTAATGTTGGGAGGAGCCTTAGGAGCCCTTCTCGGAGCAAGCATCCAAACACTAAGCGCCACACTTATCCTATGTTTTCTGGCAGTCTACGACATGTTTGCGGTTTACCGTGGGCCCATAGGGAAAATAGCCCACACAGGCCTTGAAAAGCTTAGGGGATTAAGCTTTTCCTTTAAGGATCTCCAAATGGGTCTAGGGGACTTAACCTTCTACTCTATGCTTGTGGGGCACATGCTACTTTATTTTGGCTTTTTGTCATGTCTAGCCTCTACGGCCGGAGTTTTGCTCGGCTGCTTTTTAGCCTTCAAAATGCTTGAACAGAAGGGTATTTTTCCAGGTCTTCCGATTCCGATTTCTCTTGGCTTGGCTTTAGGTTTCCTCGCCGCTCTGTTTTAG
- a CDS encoding CooT family nickel-binding protein: MCEFKVILNGKEVWNDVVYAKVENGKVILKDVAGQSKEFRGCKIVEVDVNTTRLVLASS, translated from the coding sequence ATGTGCGAGTTTAAGGTCATCTTAAACGGGAAGGAAGTTTGGAATGACGTTGTCTATGCAAAGGTTGAAAATGGAAAAGTGATATTGAAGGATGTGGCTGGGCAGTCAAAGGAGTTTAGGGGCTGCAAAATAGTTGAGGTGGATGTGAACACAACGAGGCTGGTTTTGGCAAGCTCCTAA
- a CDS encoding GNAT family N-acetyltransferase translates to MEFCKIKEVESEEIDSLINLCVPQEHRNYPPIIEGMKAKQNWARKCIEMFGGVAKIAYLNDSPAGLIQYQPKPEEKILEITCIFVPDRRNQHRGLGKALLNALMKDVSQPKPYFGDAPPLALVTWAFSIPGYFPQNMFYLKMGFIKAFEENPFLLYYPLKEGYVYQPKERKFTPQPEDKGRALIFYDPSCPFCMYFTEQIKSAINEAAPNLPTRIINMFEEHEEVKKRGQVPLCAVNGKPITVFFLNRENFQEEVRAALAEES, encoded by the coding sequence TTGGAATTCTGCAAAATAAAAGAAGTTGAATCCGAAGAAATCGATTCGCTGATAAACCTTTGCGTTCCACAGGAGCACCGCAATTATCCACCCATCATCGAAGGAATGAAAGCAAAACAAAATTGGGCGAGAAAATGCATTGAAATGTTCGGTGGAGTGGCAAAAATAGCCTACCTAAACGATTCTCCAGCGGGCCTAATCCAGTATCAGCCAAAACCCGAAGAGAAAATCTTGGAAATAACATGCATCTTTGTCCCAGACAGACGGAACCAGCACCGGGGATTAGGAAAAGCCCTCCTAAATGCCTTAATGAAAGATGTCAGCCAGCCCAAACCATACTTCGGCGATGCACCGCCCTTGGCTTTAGTTACATGGGCTTTCAGCATACCCGGCTACTTCCCCCAAAATATGTTCTACCTAAAGATGGGCTTCATAAAGGCCTTTGAAGAAAACCCATTCCTTCTATACTACCCCCTAAAGGAGGGCTATGTCTACCAGCCTAAGGAGAGGAAATTCACCCCACAGCCAGAAGACAAGGGCAGAGCGCTAATATTCTATGATCCCTCATGCCCCTTCTGCATGTACTTCACTGAACAGATAAAGTCAGCGATAAATGAGGCGGCGCCAAACCTGCCTACACGGATCATAAACATGTTCGAGGAACATGAAGAGGTGAAGAAGCGTGGGCAAGTGCCGCTGTGCGCCGTCAACGGGAAACCTATAACCGTCTTCTTCTTGAATAGGGAAAATTTCCAAGAAGAAGTTAGGGCGGCTCTGGCAGAGGAAAGCTGA
- a CDS encoding coenzyme F420-0:L-glutamate ligase: protein MKKLRSGLKASERKTLKTGFRVYAIKTRYWRPGENYLQEIVKSVAGKILDGDFLVVSEKAISVALGNIVDESKVKPSLNAKFIAKFWMPLVWGYILGPICHLRPKLIQQLRNYPNDAGSRHKQVALQHAGLMQALMFGSEGGIDGTNLPYAYVCLPLKNAKKIAEEIHRVVYEALGRKVCVIIADTDKTFSFRNFHFTPRPTSFKGIHSIGGFISYVVGRMLKLKRRATPLAVAGCSLSVEEALTIAELANRARGFGAGRTVWEMAEKFGVGLTEVCWKMLEAIDHKPIVIVRKIISANVL from the coding sequence TTGAAGAAATTAAGAAGCGGTTTAAAAGCCTCTGAGCGTAAAACTTTGAAAACTGGTTTTAGGGTTTATGCAATAAAAACAAGGTATTGGCGACCGGGCGAAAACTACCTACAGGAGATAGTCAAGAGCGTTGCTGGAAAAATTTTGGACGGTGATTTTCTGGTTGTTTCAGAGAAAGCCATTTCAGTGGCCCTTGGCAACATCGTGGACGAAAGCAAAGTGAAGCCAAGCCTAAACGCAAAATTTATCGCCAAATTTTGGATGCCCCTTGTTTGGGGATACATTCTCGGTCCAATATGCCATTTACGGCCAAAACTAATACAACAGCTTCGCAACTATCCAAATGACGCTGGAAGCCGCCACAAGCAGGTCGCTCTTCAGCATGCCGGTTTAATGCAAGCTTTAATGTTCGGCTCCGAGGGAGGAATAGACGGAACAAACCTTCCATACGCGTATGTTTGTCTGCCGCTGAAAAACGCCAAGAAAATAGCCGAAGAAATCCACAGGGTGGTCTATGAGGCTTTGGGGCGAAAAGTTTGTGTAATAATAGCTGATACCGATAAAACGTTTTCTTTTAGAAATTTCCACTTCACGCCGAGACCAACCTCTTTCAAGGGAATTCACAGCATCGGCGGCTTCATCTCGTATGTTGTGGGGCGCATGCTGAAACTAAAAAGGAGGGCAACCCCACTAGCTGTGGCTGGATGCTCACTTTCCGTTGAAGAGGCTTTGACTATTGCAGAGCTTGCAAATCGTGCCAGAGGCTTCGGCGCCGGGAGAACCGTCTGGGAAATGGCTGAAAAATTTGGGGTTGGCCTAACAGAAGTCTGCTGGAAAATGCTGGAGGCAATAGACCATAAGCCTATAGTAATAGTACGCAAAATTATTTCGGCAAATGTTTTATAG
- the thyX gene encoding FAD-dependent thymidylate synthase — MFKLKVKLLRYTADPELLCGTAALTSSQSGYPSEMLEKMNLERARQIVKRVTGYGHMSIIEHASFTFSIEDVSRALTHQLVRHRIASYTQQSQRYVKYDTLKSYVIPPSIEANPEAKKLFDETLERISAAYNKLLEMGIPKEDARYILPNAAKTNIVVTMNARELRHFFNLRCCNRSQWELREVAMEMLRQVKKVAPSLFENAGPACVELGYCPEGKMKPPECNIEEIKKRFKSL, encoded by the coding sequence GTGTTCAAATTGAAGGTTAAGCTTCTCCGCTATACTGCTGACCCGGAGCTTCTCTGTGGAACAGCCGCCCTAACATCATCCCAGAGTGGATACCCCTCCGAAATGCTTGAAAAAATGAATTTGGAAAGGGCTAGGCAAATTGTTAAGCGAGTCACCGGCTATGGACACATGTCCATTATCGAGCATGCCTCCTTCACCTTTAGCATCGAGGACGTTTCTAGAGCTTTAACTCACCAGCTTGTGCGCCACCGCATAGCCTCCTACACCCAGCAGAGCCAACGCTACGTGAAATATGACACCTTAAAAAGCTACGTTATTCCGCCATCCATAGAAGCCAATCCAGAAGCCAAAAAACTATTCGACGAAACCCTAGAACGTATATCAGCAGCCTATAACAAGCTTCTGGAAATGGGAATCCCCAAAGAGGATGCCCGCTACATCCTGCCAAACGCTGCAAAAACCAACATCGTCGTAACCATGAACGCCCGGGAACTTCGCCACTTCTTCAACCTACGTTGTTGCAACCGCTCTCAATGGGAGCTTCGCGAAGTGGCAATGGAAATGCTTCGCCAAGTGAAAAAGGTTGCCCCATCCCTCTTCGAAAACGCTGGACCTGCATGCGTGGAGTTGGGCTACTGTCCAGAAGGCAAAATGAAGCCACCGGAATGCAACATTGAAGAAATTAAGAAGCGGTTTAAAAGCCTCTGA
- a CDS encoding zinc metalloprotease HtpX, which translates to MGRLAELKLAMGTSIFLAAFIFALFLSAIMFIFQLSLVYAIIGTILFILIQYLVGPAIVASSTRLRYLNKGENPWLEETVKELAEKSGLPMPKLAIVPDETPNAFVFGRTAKDATLAVHEGLLKKLNKDEIRGVIGHELGHIKHRDFIVMTVLSALPLIAYIIARATWEAGRWVPASRKREEGSSIKAAFFAAAIISYIVYIVSLLCVRGLSRLREHYADAYSAYLTGSPRSLQSALAKITYGLSLSPKPPSGARPFYIGDPAMAKLEVSAIMEKKAEYDLDKDGVLDERELELAMEREAKSTWTKINTLFSTHPPTFKRILLLREIEMEMESGRYTANRIYEKI; encoded by the coding sequence TTGGGAAGGCTGGCTGAGCTTAAGCTTGCCATGGGCACATCCATATTTCTAGCAGCTTTCATATTCGCCCTCTTCTTATCAGCAATCATGTTCATCTTCCAGCTTAGCCTTGTTTACGCGATTATAGGCACAATACTATTCATACTCATCCAATACCTAGTAGGCCCGGCGATAGTGGCTAGCTCCACGCGGCTCCGCTACTTAAATAAGGGCGAGAATCCATGGCTTGAGGAAACCGTGAAGGAGCTGGCCGAAAAGTCCGGGTTGCCCATGCCTAAGCTAGCCATAGTGCCGGACGAGACGCCCAATGCCTTCGTGTTTGGCAGAACAGCCAAAGACGCGACCCTAGCTGTTCACGAAGGCCTATTGAAGAAACTCAACAAGGACGAGATTAGAGGCGTCATAGGCCACGAGCTTGGCCACATAAAACACAGAGACTTCATTGTCATGACAGTGCTTTCCGCATTGCCGCTCATTGCCTACATAATTGCGCGGGCAACTTGGGAGGCTGGAAGGTGGGTGCCTGCATCAAGAAAACGAGAAGAGGGAAGCAGCATTAAAGCAGCCTTTTTCGCCGCAGCAATAATCTCCTACATAGTCTACATTGTCTCGCTTTTGTGTGTTAGGGGGTTAAGCCGCCTCCGCGAGCATTATGCAGACGCCTATTCCGCCTACTTGACCGGTTCGCCTCGGAGCCTTCAAAGTGCTTTAGCGAAAATCACCTATGGCTTGTCGCTTTCGCCCAAGCCACCATCCGGAGCTCGACCCTTCTACATAGGCGATCCGGCGATGGCGAAGCTTGAAGTCTCCGCAATAATGGAGAAGAAGGCTGAGTATGACTTGGACAAGGACGGCGTTTTAGACGAGCGGGAGCTTGAGCTAGCCATGGAAAGGGAAGCCAAATCTACATGGACGAAAATAAACACGTTGTTCTCCACTCATCCGCCAACATTCAAGCGTATACTGCTGTTGCGCGAAATCGAAATGGAGATGGAAAGCGGAAGATACACTGCCAACCGCATATACGAGAAAATCTAG
- a CDS encoding copper-translocating P-type ATPase, which produces MRGLKAKEGESLSDNHHKHHAHHVREFKRTFLVSLALTVPILLLSEMIQMWFGLEWLKIPFQKEILSLLSLMVYVYGGWPFLKGLAGEVKAKQPGMMTLIGMAISVAMFYSLGTVFAFSGKDFYWELATLIDVMLLGHWVEAKSVMGASMALEELVRIMPTTAHLIKNGEIIDVPTDQLQKGDVVLVRPGEKIPSDGVVIEGESSVNEALLTGESKPIGKTVGDRVVGGAINGEGMLKVQIERTGEETYLSQVIKLVKQAQESRSRTQDLANRAAAMLFYVALAAGITSFIAWSFLAGSDVALERSVTVLVIACPHALGLAIPLVVAISTSITASSGILIRDRRAFEMVKDVDVVIFDKTGTLTVGRFGVTDIVAYLPEHRLLGLAAAVELNSEHVIAKAIVEHAKNKGVKIPQAKEFKALPGRGAHSRVGKNEVYVGGVNLLDELGVSVSDPKIAELQRQGKTVVFVVVDGKLAGALALADMIKAESYEAVRELKKRGVKVYMLTGDSEEVASWVAKELGIDNFFAKASPDKKAEKIRLLREEGYRVAMVGDGINDAPALVTADVGIAIGAGTDVAMESADIILVRNDPRDVVKTIDISRKTYAKMVQNLWWATGYNMVAIPLAAGVLAGYGISPPPAVGAIIMSLSTIIVALNSQTLRKYEPEGMELREKRLVKDPVCGMKIDPETAYSKVEYEGHVVYFCSRMCEEEFRRNPKKYMK; this is translated from the coding sequence TTGAGAGGCTTAAAGGCTAAAGAGGGTGAAAGTCTGTCTGATAATCATCACAAGCACCACGCCCACCATGTTCGGGAGTTTAAACGAACGTTTTTGGTTTCGCTGGCTTTAACGGTGCCCATTCTGCTTTTGTCCGAAATGATTCAGATGTGGTTTGGCCTTGAATGGCTTAAAATTCCCTTCCAAAAGGAAATTCTCTCATTGTTATCTCTGATGGTCTATGTTTATGGCGGCTGGCCCTTCCTTAAGGGCTTGGCAGGTGAAGTTAAAGCTAAGCAACCTGGTATGATGACGCTTATCGGCATGGCTATTTCCGTAGCCATGTTCTACTCGCTTGGAACAGTCTTCGCCTTCAGCGGGAAAGACTTCTACTGGGAGCTTGCAACCCTAATTGATGTTATGCTATTGGGCCATTGGGTTGAAGCCAAAAGCGTTATGGGTGCCTCTATGGCGCTGGAGGAGCTTGTCCGTATAATGCCCACCACAGCCCATCTAATCAAAAATGGCGAAATCATAGATGTGCCTACGGATCAACTGCAGAAGGGTGATGTTGTGCTTGTTCGCCCCGGCGAGAAGATTCCATCAGACGGCGTTGTCATTGAGGGTGAATCCTCCGTTAATGAGGCTTTGCTGACGGGGGAGTCGAAACCCATAGGCAAAACAGTCGGCGACAGAGTGGTGGGCGGAGCCATAAACGGCGAGGGCATGCTAAAAGTGCAGATTGAGCGGACAGGCGAAGAAACCTATCTGTCGCAAGTCATAAAGCTTGTTAAACAAGCCCAGGAAAGCCGCTCAAGAACGCAGGACTTAGCGAACAGGGCTGCAGCCATGCTCTTCTACGTGGCGCTTGCAGCTGGAATAACCTCCTTCATAGCATGGAGTTTCCTCGCTGGTTCGGACGTGGCTCTCGAAAGGTCTGTTACAGTGCTTGTTATTGCATGTCCTCACGCGCTTGGCTTGGCGATACCGCTTGTCGTGGCAATTTCCACTTCAATAACCGCAAGTAGCGGCATCCTCATAAGGGATAGACGCGCCTTTGAGATGGTTAAAGATGTAGACGTGGTGATTTTCGATAAAACTGGCACTTTAACGGTGGGCAGGTTCGGCGTAACCGACATTGTTGCATATTTGCCCGAACATAGGCTTCTGGGTTTAGCCGCCGCCGTTGAACTCAATTCAGAGCATGTTATTGCAAAGGCCATAGTGGAGCATGCCAAAAACAAGGGTGTCAAAATTCCCCAAGCCAAGGAATTCAAAGCCCTACCTGGACGGGGCGCCCACAGCAGGGTTGGGAAGAACGAAGTTTATGTTGGAGGCGTAAACCTTCTAGATGAACTGGGGGTAAGCGTCAGCGACCCAAAAATAGCGGAGCTGCAAAGGCAAGGTAAAACCGTTGTTTTTGTGGTTGTGGATGGCAAGCTTGCCGGTGCATTGGCGTTGGCTGACATGATTAAGGCCGAGTCCTACGAGGCTGTTAGGGAACTCAAGAAGAGAGGCGTGAAGGTTTACATGCTTACCGGCGACTCGGAAGAGGTTGCCAGCTGGGTTGCCAAAGAACTCGGCATAGACAACTTTTTCGCCAAAGCTTCGCCCGACAAAAAGGCGGAGAAAATAAGGCTGTTGAGAGAAGAGGGCTACCGCGTCGCCATGGTAGGCGACGGCATTAACGACGCCCCGGCGCTTGTTACCGCAGATGTTGGCATAGCCATAGGCGCCGGAACAGATGTGGCGATGGAAAGCGCCGACATAATCCTTGTCCGAAACGACCCCCGCGACGTGGTTAAAACCATAGACATTTCCAGAAAAACCTACGCCAAAATGGTTCAAAACTTATGGTGGGCAACCGGCTACAATATGGTGGCAATACCGCTGGCAGCCGGGGTGCTGGCAGGTTATGGCATAAGCCCGCCGCCAGCTGTCGGCGCAATAATAATGTCCCTAAGCACTATTATAGTTGCCCTAAACAGCCAAACTTTAAGGAAATATGAGCCAGAGGGAATGGAGTTGAGGGAAAAACGCTTGGTTAAGGATCCAGTTTGCGGCATGAAAATAGACCCAGAAACTGCCTACAGCAAAGTCGAATATGAAGGGCATGTGGTTTACTTCTGTTCACGGATGTGCGAGGAAGAGTTTAGAAGAAACCCCAAGAAATACATGAAATAA
- a CDS encoding Lrp/AsnC family transcriptional regulator: MDEIDQKILKLLQEDGRLPFLEIAQKLRLSESTVRKRVQALKEKGVIKRFTVEIDPAKIGLNTVAIVGIDVDPSKLLEVAQKLCEFKEIRCVATSTGDHMIMTEIWTKDGRELTRLISEKIGPIEGIKKICPAIILERLKG, from the coding sequence ATAGACGAAATAGACCAGAAAATCCTAAAGCTTCTGCAAGAGGATGGAAGACTTCCATTCCTGGAGATAGCCCAAAAGCTTAGGCTAAGCGAGTCAACAGTCCGTAAGAGGGTTCAAGCCCTAAAAGAAAAGGGTGTGATAAAAAGGTTCACAGTCGAGATAGATCCGGCGAAAATAGGCTTAAACACCGTTGCGATTGTTGGCATAGATGTGGATCCGTCAAAGCTTTTGGAGGTTGCCCAAAAACTCTGCGAGTTCAAGGAAATCCGCTGTGTGGCCACATCCACCGGTGACCACATGATAATGACGGAAATCTGGACCAAAGACGGCCGGGAGCTAACGAGGCTCATATCCGAAAAAATTGGGCCAATAGAGGGTATTAAGAAAATCTGCCCGGCAATAATCCTTGAGAGGCTTAAAGGCTAA
- a CDS encoding peroxiredoxin — protein MEKIEEEKKPLLSLGEVVPDFEAVTTHGKIRLSDFKGKWVILFSHPADFTPVCTTEFVAFAQIYPELAKRNVQLIGLSIDSIYSHIAWVRTIKEKFGITIPFPVIADLDMKVANLFGMIHPKQSTTAAVRCVFVIDPEMKLRAMIYYPLNVGRNMDEILRLIDALQTADKYKVALPANWRPGDPVIVPPPTTQEDAEKRLQEAAQQGYECVDWFLCRKKLP, from the coding sequence ATGGAAAAAATTGAAGAGGAGAAAAAGCCGCTCTTAAGCCTCGGTGAGGTGGTTCCAGACTTCGAGGCGGTGACAACTCACGGCAAGATTAGGCTTTCAGACTTCAAGGGAAAATGGGTCATACTTTTCTCGCATCCAGCTGACTTCACACCTGTCTGCACAACGGAGTTTGTGGCTTTCGCTCAAATCTATCCGGAACTTGCTAAACGCAACGTCCAGCTTATAGGTTTGAGCATTGACAGCATCTACTCTCACATCGCATGGGTTAGAACCATCAAGGAAAAGTTTGGCATAACAATACCATTCCCGGTGATCGCTGACTTAGACATGAAGGTTGCCAACTTGTTTGGTATGATACACCCAAAGCAGAGCACAACAGCGGCGGTTCGCTGTGTCTTCGTAATAGACCCGGAAATGAAGCTTCGGGCAATGATATATTATCCGTTGAATGTTGGAAGAAACATGGATGAGATTTTGAGGCTAATCGATGCTTTGCAGACGGCTGACAAGTATAAGGTGGCTTTGCCAGCCAACTGGAGACCCGGCGATCCAGTGATAGTGCCGCCACCCACAACTCAAGAGGATGCTGAAAAACGTTTGCAGGAAGCCGCCCAACAAGGCTACGAGTGTGTTGACTGGTTCCTATGCAGGAAAAAGCTTCCATAG